The following proteins come from a genomic window of Lolium rigidum isolate FL_2022 chromosome 5, APGP_CSIRO_Lrig_0.1, whole genome shotgun sequence:
- the LOC124654209 gene encoding oleoyl-acyl carrier protein thioesterase 1, chloroplastic-like: MLRCHIPPQCGPAPLARRGTLPTATAAVRCARPPRGVVASAAAAAQVAAAVPTAERRGLAERLRMGSLLDDGLSYKESFVVRSYEVGINKTATVETIANLLQEVGCNHAQSVGFSTDGFATTTTMRELGLIWVTNRMHIEIYKYPAWGDVVEIETWCQADGRIGTRRDWIIKDLANGEVIGRATSKWVMMNVNTRRLQRVSDEVRDEVFVHCPKTPRLAFPEENNGSLKKIPILTDPAHHSRLGLVPRRADLDMNQHVNNVTYIGWVLESIPQDIIDTHELQTITLDYRRECQHDDIVDSLTYIEEAEEESSNGSLFAAPHPEEQRQFLHCLRFAGKGDEINRGRTVWRKLAR; the protein is encoded by the exons ATGCTGCGCTGCCACATCCCGCCGCAATGCGGCCCGGCCCCGCTCGCCCGCCGCGGGACACtgcccaccgccaccgccgcggtGCGCTGCGCCCGCCCGCCGCGGGGCGTcgtggcgtcggcggcggcggcggcgcaggtcgCGGCCGCCGTGCCCACCGCCGAGCGGCGGGGCCTGGCGGAGCGCCTAAGGATGGGGAGCCTCCTCGACGACGGCCTCTCCTACAAGGAGAGCTTCGTCGTCCGCTCCTACGAGGTCGGCATCAACAAGACCGCCACCGTCGAGACCATCGCTAACCTCCTACAG GAGGTCGGGTGTAACCATGCACAAAGTGTTGGGTTCTCCACCGATGGTTTCGCCACCACTACAACAATGAGGGAACTTGGACTCATTTGGGTCACAAATAGGATGCACATTGAGATCTACAAGTACCCTGCTTG GGGTGATGTTGTTGAGATCGAAACATGGTGCCAAGCTGATGGAAGGATTGGCACTCGCCGTGATTGGATCATTAAGGATTTAGCTAATGGTGAAGTTATTGGAAGAGCTACGAG CAAGTGGGTCATGATGAACGTAAATACACGCAGACTGCAAAGAGTTAGTGATGAAGTCAGGGATGAGGTTTTTGTCCACTGTCCAAAGACTCCAAG ATTAGCATTCCCTGAGGAGAATAATGGTAGTCTGAAGAAGATACCTATTCTTACAGATCCTGCACACCACTCAAGGCTCGGGCTAGTG CCTAGAAGAGCTGATTTGGACAtgaaccaacatgttaataatgtCACCTACATTGGTTGGGTCCTGGAA AGCATACCTCAAGATATTATTGATACACACGAGTTGCAAACAATCACTCTTGACTACAGAAGAGAATGCCAGCATGATGACATAGTCGATTCTCTTACATATAtagaggaagcagaggaggaaagtTCCAATGGATCTCTGTTTGCAGCACCGCACCCAGAAGAGCAGCGTCAGTTCTTGCACTGCTTGAGATTCGCTGGGAAGGGGGATGAGATCAATCGTGGCCGCACCGTGTGGAGGAAATTAGCTAGATAG